The following proteins come from a genomic window of Natrinema saccharevitans:
- a CDS encoding heme ABC transporter ATP-binding protein, which translates to MTPADRGSGADREPSPRTALEPAAISIADCSLSFGDLEVLEDVSLTIEPGEFVGVVGPNGAGKTTLLRLISGALEPDSGSIEIDGTDVHGLSSRASSRLVSVVPQDTTLSFSFPVRDVVEMGRHPHRSRFSSATPEDRAAVERALERTRTAELADRPIDEVSGGQRQRVVLARTIAQETPVMLLDEPTASLDVNHQVETLELVRELVAEGRTVVAAIHDLELAARYCDRLVLLADGRVAADGPPSSVLTREALADSFDANAVVTPSPVTGTETVTAFAADREAGPLPDRVHVLGTGTAAAGVVARLEAAGVGVSIGPVSSGDAAAETARSLEIETVVTEPFARPSTAELESVESLIREAETTVLADFVVGAGTQSLLGPLDETDPLVLVETRPFAERNFAGGEARERYERYRERGLEVPGSRVLEAVSTVGADRSLSRSSPPADSRESSDD; encoded by the coding sequence ATGACGCCGGCCGACCGCGGCTCCGGTGCCGACCGCGAGCCCAGCCCGCGAACTGCCCTCGAGCCGGCGGCGATCTCGATCGCGGACTGTTCGCTGTCGTTCGGCGACCTCGAGGTCCTCGAGGACGTTTCGCTGACGATCGAGCCCGGCGAGTTCGTCGGCGTCGTCGGTCCCAACGGGGCCGGCAAGACCACCCTGCTTCGGCTGATCAGCGGCGCACTCGAGCCCGATTCGGGGTCGATCGAGATCGACGGGACCGACGTTCACGGGCTCTCCTCGCGGGCCTCGAGTCGGCTCGTCTCGGTCGTGCCCCAGGACACGACGCTGTCGTTTTCGTTCCCCGTCCGCGACGTCGTCGAGATGGGGCGACACCCGCATCGCTCCCGGTTCTCGTCGGCGACGCCCGAAGACCGGGCGGCGGTCGAGCGCGCCCTCGAGCGGACCCGGACCGCGGAGCTGGCCGACCGGCCGATCGACGAGGTCAGCGGCGGCCAGCGCCAGCGGGTCGTACTGGCGCGGACGATCGCCCAGGAGACGCCGGTCATGCTGCTGGATGAACCAACCGCGAGCCTCGACGTCAACCATCAGGTCGAGACGCTCGAGCTGGTCCGGGAGCTGGTCGCGGAAGGCCGGACGGTCGTCGCGGCGATCCACGACCTCGAGCTGGCCGCCCGCTACTGCGATCGGCTCGTGTTGCTCGCGGACGGGCGGGTCGCGGCGGACGGGCCGCCCTCGAGCGTGTTGACGCGGGAGGCGCTCGCGGACTCGTTCGACGCGAACGCAGTCGTGACGCCGAGTCCGGTGACCGGGACCGAGACGGTCACCGCGTTCGCGGCCGACCGCGAGGCGGGGCCGCTACCGGACCGGGTTCACGTCCTGGGGACCGGCACCGCCGCGGCCGGCGTCGTCGCTCGCCTCGAGGCCGCGGGCGTCGGCGTCTCGATTGGCCCGGTCTCGAGCGGCGACGCGGCGGCGGAAACGGCCCGCTCGCTCGAAATCGAAACCGTCGTGACGGAGCCGTTCGCCCGGCCGAGTACCGCGGAGCTGGAGAGCGTCGAGTCGTTGATTCGGGAGGCCGAGACGACGGTCCTCGCGGATTTCGTCGTCGGGGCGGGCACCCAGTCGCTGCTCGGCCCCCTCGACGAGACGGACCCGCTCGTGCTGGTCGAGACGCGGCCGTTCGCCGAGCGGAACTTCGCCGGCGGCGAGGCGCGGGAGCGCTACGAACGGTATCGCGAACGCGGGCTCGAGGTGCCGGGCAGTCGCGTCCTCGAGGCAGTCTCGACGGTCGGTGCGGATCGGTCGCTATCGCGATCGTCGCCCCCGGCCGACTCGCGGGAGTCCTCCGACGACTGA
- the srp19 gene encoding signal recognition particle subunit SRP19, with translation MVENVIWPAYLDAALSRAEGRRVSEDLAVEEPTVDEIAKAVQQIGYDATIERDKAYSREHWADRGRVVVRGADDSKNDLVQAVAAYVVAMRE, from the coding sequence ATGGTCGAGAACGTCATCTGGCCCGCCTATCTCGATGCGGCCCTCTCGCGGGCCGAGGGACGGCGCGTGTCCGAGGACCTGGCGGTCGAGGAACCGACGGTCGACGAGATCGCGAAGGCCGTCCAGCAGATCGGGTACGACGCCACGATCGAGCGGGACAAGGCCTACTCCCGGGAACACTGGGCCGACCGGGGCCGGGTCGTCGTCCGCGGGGCCGACGACTCGAAGAACGACCTCGTCCAAGCCGTCGCGGCGTACGTCGTCGCGATGCGCGAGTGA
- a CDS encoding Lrp/AsnC family transcriptional regulator — protein MDERDVRLLKAIAELETGSPERLHEATDIPISTIHYRLNNLREEGIIENDRYDIDLEELGLGVTVLIEVHADYQGSYETFADRLLTVEGVTNVYFTMGETDFIVVARLSDSGMVERLIAEFEQLEGVERTDSTFVISAIEERDALQSYELETLLEELVDE, from the coding sequence ATGGACGAACGCGACGTGCGCCTGCTCAAGGCGATCGCCGAACTCGAGACGGGGAGTCCCGAACGGCTCCACGAGGCGACCGACATTCCGATCTCGACGATCCACTACCGCCTCAACAACCTCCGAGAGGAGGGAATCATCGAGAACGACCGCTACGATATCGACCTCGAGGAACTCGGGCTCGGTGTCACCGTCCTGATCGAGGTTCACGCGGACTATCAGGGCTCCTACGAGACGTTCGCGGACCGGCTCCTGACCGTCGAGGGAGTCACGAACGTCTACTTCACGATGGGCGAGACGGACTTCATCGTCGTCGCGCGCCTGAGCGACAGCGGCATGGTCGAACGCCTGATCGCCGAGTTCGAACAACTCGAGGGCGTCGAACGAACCGACTCGACGTTCGTCATCTCGGCGATCGAAGAACGGGACGCGCTCCAGAGCTACGAGTTAGAGACGCTGCTGGAGGAACTCGTCGACGAGTGA
- a CDS encoding PGF-CTERM-anchored ABC transporter substrate-binding protein, with product MRRQLAVILTVLLTVSAIGPAVAGAGAAAQESHPQCEYPLTMTDATGEDVTIEDEPESVVTLYPGDAQLAYSIGAEDTVVGMPVGQYTESLDAGDRTDISGDDGATPVAEEIIGLNPDVVLAANVALYNEDLLEQLEDAGITVVVLDTATSLEDVRENVRVTGQVTGECDGAEATIRWMDERLEIYEDALENESAPLAYYDGGENGNTHGTETFQHEVMTTAGLTNLAAEEGQTGWVRLNSEVVVDANPEWIVYPDRTESPPSAGALEGTTAVSEGNVVAVDDNAMSQPGPNVVYAIETIVEEVHPDVYDDIEGDLEDVDEEYGDDGNESDDGSESDEDDESAIPGFGATAALVALLAAAGVVARRR from the coding sequence ATGCGACGACAGCTAGCCGTCATTCTGACAGTTCTCCTTACAGTTTCGGCGATCGGGCCCGCCGTGGCCGGCGCCGGAGCGGCAGCACAGGAGTCCCACCCACAGTGTGAGTACCCGCTCACGATGACCGACGCGACCGGCGAGGACGTGACGATCGAGGACGAACCCGAGTCGGTCGTCACGCTCTATCCGGGCGACGCGCAACTCGCCTACTCCATCGGCGCCGAGGACACGGTCGTCGGGATGCCCGTCGGCCAGTACACCGAGTCGCTCGACGCTGGCGACAGGACGGACATCTCCGGCGACGACGGCGCGACGCCCGTCGCCGAGGAGATCATCGGTCTGAACCCCGACGTCGTCCTCGCCGCGAACGTCGCCCTCTACAACGAGGACCTCCTCGAGCAGCTCGAGGACGCCGGGATCACGGTCGTCGTCCTCGACACCGCCACCTCCCTCGAGGACGTTCGCGAGAACGTCCGCGTGACCGGCCAGGTGACCGGCGAATGTGACGGTGCCGAGGCGACGATCCGGTGGATGGACGAGCGACTCGAGATCTACGAGGACGCGCTCGAGAACGAGTCCGCACCGCTTGCATACTACGACGGCGGCGAGAACGGCAACACCCACGGCACGGAGACGTTCCAGCACGAGGTGATGACGACCGCCGGCCTCACCAATTTGGCAGCCGAGGAGGGCCAGACGGGGTGGGTGCGGCTGAACTCCGAAGTCGTCGTCGATGCGAACCCCGAGTGGATCGTCTACCCGGACCGGACGGAGTCGCCGCCGTCTGCGGGAGCCCTCGAGGGGACGACCGCCGTCAGCGAGGGCAACGTCGTCGCCGTCGACGACAACGCGATGAGCCAGCCCGGCCCCAACGTCGTCTACGCGATCGAGACGATCGTCGAGGAGGTCCACCCCGACGTGTACGACGACATCGAGGGCGACCTCGAGGACGTCGACGAGGAGTACGGCGACGACGGAAACGAGTCGGACGACGGATCGGAGAGCGACGAGGACGACGAAAGCGCCATCCCCGGCTTCGGCGCGACAGCCGCGCTGGTCGCCTTGCTGGCCGCCGCCGGAGTCGTCGCTCGACGCCGATAG
- a CDS encoding HTH domain-containing protein: MQRDTDHTDRTVVCHVRAPLLLEPIDEQIETLQACETEGAIDDLLLRSWPKEVSLSDESPHREVLENYERFRGWAADRGVSVRPPFRERETTSQVTGETRERLVTPLLCLEVYEGDDLIGVFPHTDERTEETYTTDEAIATLRTGAVPTPLEPVDDESAPDTDGGPDAPISDPCPDCGGELIDGQGLFACGDCGWVGRMTDSGRYVAEAAASEATAERQPSPQSR; the protein is encoded by the coding sequence ATGCAAAGAGACACCGACCACACGGACCGTACCGTGGTGTGTCACGTGCGCGCACCGCTGTTGCTCGAGCCGATCGACGAGCAGATCGAGACCCTGCAGGCGTGCGAGACGGAGGGAGCGATCGACGACCTGCTGTTGCGAAGCTGGCCCAAGGAGGTCTCGCTCTCCGATGAGAGCCCCCATCGGGAGGTCCTCGAGAACTACGAGCGATTCAGGGGGTGGGCCGCCGACCGCGGCGTGAGCGTCCGCCCGCCGTTCCGGGAGCGGGAAACGACCTCGCAGGTCACCGGCGAGACCCGCGAGCGGCTCGTGACGCCGCTTCTGTGTCTCGAGGTCTACGAGGGCGATGACCTGATCGGGGTCTTTCCCCACACCGACGAGCGGACCGAGGAAACCTACACGACCGACGAAGCGATCGCGACGCTTCGGACCGGCGCGGTGCCGACCCCGCTCGAGCCGGTCGACGACGAGTCCGCGCCCGATACCGACGGTGGCCCGGACGCGCCAATCTCGGATCCGTGTCCCGACTGCGGCGGGGAGTTGATCGACGGACAGGGGCTGTTCGCCTGCGGCGACTGCGGCTGGGTCGGGCGGATGACCGACTCCGGGCGGTACGTCGCCGAGGCGGCAGCGTCCGAGGCGACGGCGGAACGGCAGCCATCACCGCAGTCTCGGTAA
- a CDS encoding DMT family transporter gives MSTIDWVPDGYREAVLFSILALCWGSSFVAIEIGLEYVPPLLFAGFRYAIAGAIVFAYAAVMNDRVRPAGRGEWAAVAVAGTFVIALYHGLLYLGELYVSGAVAATIVSTAPILTAGFAGVVLPEERLAPAGIAGFVLGLVGVIAVVQPSSAALGSDVTVGAALVFGSAVAFALGSVLVRPIDSALPIETLQAWAMLIGAGVLLGWAFLRGESVAAIELTSATVLSFSYLTLVSGVFAFFLYFELLERTGATQVILVSYAEPVVAMGVSWIALGYLVDSLTLVGLVTILAGFVMIKREALRSVLRSAVGGTSSKTP, from the coding sequence ATGAGTACAATCGATTGGGTTCCAGATGGGTACCGCGAAGCGGTACTTTTTTCGATACTCGCGCTATGCTGGGGGAGTTCGTTCGTCGCGATCGAGATCGGACTCGAGTACGTTCCGCCGCTCCTGTTCGCCGGCTTTCGGTACGCGATCGCGGGCGCGATCGTCTTCGCATACGCGGCCGTGATGAACGATCGGGTTCGACCGGCGGGCCGAGGGGAGTGGGCGGCAGTCGCCGTCGCCGGGACGTTCGTCATCGCGCTCTATCACGGCCTGTTGTATCTCGGCGAACTGTACGTGTCGGGCGCGGTCGCGGCGACGATCGTTAGCACGGCACCGATCCTGACGGCAGGGTTCGCGGGCGTGGTACTCCCCGAGGAGCGACTGGCTCCCGCCGGGATCGCGGGCTTCGTTCTCGGTCTGGTGGGCGTGATCGCCGTCGTTCAGCCGTCGTCGGCCGCGCTCGGGAGCGACGTGACCGTCGGCGCTGCTCTCGTGTTCGGCTCGGCCGTCGCGTTCGCACTCGGGAGCGTCCTCGTCCGCCCGATCGACTCGGCGCTACCGATCGAGACGCTCCAGGCGTGGGCGATGCTCATCGGGGCCGGCGTGTTGCTCGGCTGGGCGTTCCTGCGCGGGGAGTCGGTCGCGGCGATCGAACTGACGTCGGCGACGGTTCTCTCCTTTAGCTATCTGACGCTCGTCTCCGGCGTGTTCGCGTTCTTCCTCTACTTCGAGTTGCTCGAGCGAACCGGCGCGACGCAGGTCATCCTGGTCAGCTACGCCGAGCCGGTGGTCGCGATGGGGGTGAGCTGGATCGCGCTGGGATATCTCGTCGATTCGCTCACGCTCGTCGGTCTGGTAACGATCCTCGCGGGCTTCGTCATGATCAAACGCGAGGCCCTGCGGTCCGTGCTTCGCTCGGCGGTCGGAGGGACGTCCTCAAAGACCCCATAA
- a CDS encoding H/ACA ribonucleoprotein complex subunit GAR1, protein MRRVGRVVRTAQGLAVLRADETDGDAHRDEIGTTVLDDDLEAIGRVVDVFGPVSRPYLAVTPDDGIHLPALVGSTLYAR, encoded by the coding sequence ATGCGCCGGGTCGGACGCGTCGTCCGCACCGCACAGGGCCTCGCGGTCCTCCGGGCGGACGAGACGGACGGCGACGCCCACCGCGACGAGATCGGGACGACGGTCCTCGACGACGACCTCGAGGCGATCGGCCGCGTGGTCGACGTCTTCGGCCCGGTCTCGCGGCCGTATCTGGCGGTGACGCCCGACGACGGCATCCACCTGCCCGCGCTGGTCGGGTCGACGCTGTACGCGCGATAG
- a CDS encoding presenilin family intramembrane aspartyl protease PSH, producing MNDRSRILAAVGATVLLFVAVQIGALALVEPFDQSGRQAVENPQDPTNSIFYVGIMLVATALMLAAFRYDLEGLIRLLLVGVSVMISWYVFAELVPAVVEPIAPAGVADALAILVSLAVGAALLWYPEWYVIDAAGIVMGAGAAALFGISFGLLPALLLLSVLAVYDAISVYGTEHMLDLAEGVMDLKIPVVLVVPTTLSYSYLAAGSAEDALEDESAADGGRPVAEREDAGDDVTATAESGDGAAENDDGAATTDDGASPDDDVLERDAFFIGLGDAVIPTVLVASAASFLEAGAIAVSGIALNLAALGASLGTIAGLLVLMYMVIEGRAHAGLPLLNGGAIVGYLLGALASGVSIATAVGF from the coding sequence ATGAACGATCGGAGCCGGATCCTCGCCGCCGTCGGCGCGACGGTCCTGCTGTTCGTCGCCGTCCAGATCGGTGCCCTGGCGCTGGTCGAGCCGTTCGACCAGTCGGGACGACAGGCCGTCGAGAACCCGCAGGATCCGACCAACAGCATCTTTTACGTCGGCATCATGCTCGTCGCGACCGCGCTGATGCTCGCCGCCTTCCGGTACGACCTCGAGGGGTTGATCAGGCTCCTGTTGGTCGGCGTCAGCGTGATGATTTCGTGGTACGTCTTCGCCGAACTCGTGCCCGCCGTCGTCGAGCCGATCGCCCCGGCCGGCGTCGCGGACGCCCTCGCCATCCTCGTTTCGCTGGCCGTCGGTGCCGCTCTGCTGTGGTATCCCGAGTGGTACGTCATCGACGCCGCGGGGATCGTGATGGGGGCCGGTGCCGCCGCCCTCTTCGGGATCAGCTTCGGCCTCCTGCCGGCCCTGTTGTTGCTCTCGGTGCTTGCCGTCTACGACGCCATCAGCGTCTACGGCACCGAACACATGCTCGATCTCGCCGAGGGCGTGATGGACCTCAAGATTCCGGTCGTCCTCGTCGTGCCGACGACGCTCTCTTACTCCTATCTCGCGGCCGGCAGCGCCGAAGACGCCCTCGAGGACGAAAGCGCCGCCGACGGCGGCCGGCCGGTCGCCGAACGCGAGGACGCGGGCGACGACGTGACGGCCACGGCCGAGAGCGGCGACGGAGCGGCCGAGAACGACGATGGGGCGGCCACGACCGACGACGGGGCGAGCCCGGACGACGACGTCCTCGAGCGCGACGCCTTCTTCATCGGGCTGGGCGACGCCGTCATCCCGACGGTGCTGGTCGCCAGCGCGGCGTCGTTCCTCGAGGCCGGGGCGATCGCGGTGTCGGGGATCGCGTTGAACCTTGCGGCCCTCGGCGCGTCGCTGGGGACGATCGCCGGCCTGCTCGTCCTCATGTACATGGTGATCGAGGGACGGGCCCACGCCGGCCTCCCGCTGTTGAACGGCGGGGCGATCGTGGGCTATCTGCTCGGTGCGCTCGCCAGCGGCGTCTCGATCGCGACCGCGGTCGGGTTCTGA
- a CDS encoding RNA methyltransferase — translation MSGESEPTADATARTVPAVAVVDAQSPGNVGTIARSMKNFGFEELLLIDPPELDPDGEAYGYAGHAREDVLPEAEGITFDHLAENYHTIGCTAVTNEDDRSHTRFPYSTPAELADRLPTVEAPTALVFGRERVGLTNQELARIDEICSIPASADYPVLNLGQAATVTLYELRSLALEATQLPDVERVRAPEETVDRLYGQWDDLLTEINHPDEKRDKTMRMLRRVFGRADLTEREANTLLGLLRRATERPAED, via the coding sequence ATGAGTGGGGAGTCCGAACCCACCGCGGACGCGACGGCCAGAACGGTACCGGCCGTCGCCGTCGTCGACGCTCAGTCACCAGGCAACGTCGGCACGATCGCCCGCTCGATGAAGAACTTCGGCTTCGAGGAGTTGCTGTTGATCGACCCGCCCGAACTCGATCCCGACGGCGAGGCCTACGGCTACGCGGGCCACGCTCGAGAGGACGTCCTGCCCGAAGCCGAGGGGATCACCTTCGATCACCTCGCCGAGAACTACCACACGATCGGCTGTACGGCGGTGACCAACGAGGACGACCGAAGCCACACGCGGTTTCCCTACTCGACCCCTGCGGAGCTGGCCGACCGGCTGCCGACCGTCGAGGCACCGACCGCGCTCGTGTTCGGCCGCGAGCGCGTCGGGCTGACCAACCAGGAACTGGCCCGGATCGACGAGATCTGTTCGATCCCCGCGAGCGCGGACTACCCCGTCCTCAACCTCGGGCAGGCCGCGACCGTCACGCTCTACGAACTCCGGTCGCTCGCGCTCGAGGCGACGCAGTTACCGGACGTCGAACGGGTTCGTGCCCCCGAGGAGACCGTCGACCGGCTCTACGGCCAGTGGGACGACCTCCTGACCGAGATCAACCACCCCGACGAGAAACGCGACAAGACGATGCGGATGCTCAGACGGGTGTTCGGTCGTGCTGACCTGACCGAACGCGAGGCCAACACCCTGCTCGGCCTCCTCCGCCGGGCGACCGAGCGGCCGGCCGAGGACTGA
- the btuC gene encoding vitamin B12 ABC transporter permease BtuC → MQRRARTVVWSAGLSVLLVAVVVGSAALGPVGIDPLIVAMAILNGIAVPSGIDTGTATLPLLEWTVPMPGLEFSSAFSFPVDETHEYIVVQLRLPRIVLAATVGFGLAAAGTVMQGFFRNPLADPSIIGVSSGGAAGAVAAIAFPALVPFGNLHLAAFVGALATAFLVYGIATEGGRTPVATLLLSGVAVQAFLGAMISYMLIHSGDGLRAAVVWLMGSLRDRGWSDVAFALPISVVGVLVLATYARELNVLLLGEEDAHHLGVEVERTKLLLLALASIVTAAGVAVTGVIGFVGLVVPHIMRLLVGPDHRVLFPTSALAGGSFLVVTDTIARWPTGPTEVPVGIVTAALGAPFFLFLLTHREVYST, encoded by the coding sequence ATGCAACGACGGGCCCGAACGGTGGTGTGGTCGGCGGGGTTGAGCGTCCTGCTCGTGGCCGTCGTCGTCGGCAGCGCCGCGCTCGGGCCCGTCGGTATCGATCCACTGATCGTCGCGATGGCGATCCTCAACGGGATCGCCGTTCCGTCGGGGATCGACACCGGAACCGCGACGCTACCCTTGCTCGAGTGGACCGTTCCGATGCCCGGCCTCGAGTTTTCGTCCGCGTTCTCGTTCCCGGTCGACGAGACACACGAGTACATCGTCGTCCAACTTCGGCTCCCGCGGATCGTTCTCGCGGCGACGGTCGGGTTCGGGCTCGCCGCCGCGGGGACGGTGATGCAGGGGTTCTTCCGGAACCCGCTCGCGGATCCGTCGATCATCGGCGTCTCCTCTGGCGGCGCGGCCGGCGCGGTCGCGGCCATCGCGTTTCCCGCGCTCGTTCCGTTCGGGAACCTCCATCTTGCCGCGTTCGTCGGCGCGCTCGCGACGGCGTTTCTCGTCTACGGGATCGCGACCGAGGGCGGACGGACGCCGGTCGCGACGCTGTTGCTCTCCGGCGTCGCCGTTCAGGCCTTCCTCGGCGCGATGATCTCGTACATGCTCATCCACAGCGGCGACGGACTCAGAGCGGCCGTCGTCTGGCTGATGGGGAGCCTGCGGGACCGCGGCTGGAGCGACGTCGCGTTCGCGCTGCCGATCTCGGTCGTGGGCGTCCTCGTGCTGGCGACGTACGCGCGGGAACTCAACGTTCTCCTGCTCGGCGAGGAGGACGCCCACCACCTCGGTGTCGAGGTCGAGCGGACCAAGCTCCTCCTGCTCGCACTCGCGAGTATCGTCACGGCGGCGGGGGTCGCCGTCACGGGCGTCATCGGCTTCGTCGGACTGGTCGTCCCCCACATCATGCGGCTGCTCGTCGGGCCGGACCACCGGGTCCTGTTTCCCACGAGCGCACTCGCCGGCGGGTCGTTTCTGGTCGTGACGGACACGATCGCGCGGTGGCCGACCGGCCCGACCGAAGTCCCGGTCGGCATCGTCACGGCGGCGCTCGGTGCCCCGTTCTTCCTGTTCCTGCTCACGCATCGGGAGGTGTATTCGACATGA
- the gatE gene encoding Glu-tRNA(Gln) amidotransferase subunit GatE, with product MTEYDYDELGLVAGLEIHQQLDTATKLFCQCPTELREPEASTRTFSRYLHPTRSELGELDDAAVEESRVDREFEYLAYDTTCLVEEDDEPPHELDEEALETALEIAQLMDMRPVDQAHVMRKIVVDGSNTTGFQRSSLIATDGAIETSEGAVGIEDLLLEEESAQRVEETDDGVRYSLDRLGIPLVEIGTSPDISTPEQALEAAERIGMLLRSTGKVKRGLGTIRQDVNVSIAEGARVEIKGVQSLDDIDDIVRNEVARQAELVEIADELADREASVGEVQDVTEVFEDTDSGVISGALNAGGAVTAVTLYGFDGLVGREIAPDRRLGTELSDHAKRHGAGGIFHTDELPAYGVTEDEVADLRDAVGAGPQDAVAIVAADTGVAESAIEAAAERAGTALEGVPEETRGANDDGTTRYLRPLPGAARMYPETDVPPVEPDPSEVPEPELLTEKVERYQDEYDLGEGLAEQVAYGEYMPLFEDVVAEGIDPTLAATTLESTLTEVRRDGAPVENLTRDHLEGVLRLVEDGDLPNEGVPDLLAALAEKPDRTAATAAEEAGLGGAEEDEVREAVVEVVERNAGQVEEEGMQAFSGLMGECMGALRGKADGDLVSELLREEIQKRA from the coding sequence ATGACCGAGTACGACTACGACGAGCTCGGACTCGTCGCCGGGCTGGAGATCCACCAGCAACTCGACACGGCGACGAAGCTGTTCTGTCAGTGTCCGACCGAGCTTCGCGAGCCCGAGGCGTCGACGCGAACGTTTTCGCGCTACCTGCATCCCACCCGGAGCGAACTGGGCGAACTCGACGACGCCGCCGTCGAGGAGAGCAGGGTCGACCGCGAGTTCGAGTACCTCGCCTACGATACGACCTGTCTCGTCGAGGAAGACGACGAACCGCCCCACGAGTTGGACGAGGAGGCCCTCGAGACCGCCCTCGAGATCGCCCAGCTCATGGACATGCGCCCGGTCGATCAGGCCCACGTCATGCGCAAGATCGTCGTCGACGGCTCGAACACGACGGGCTTCCAGCGCTCGTCGCTGATCGCCACCGACGGCGCGATCGAGACCAGCGAGGGCGCGGTCGGCATCGAGGACCTCCTGCTCGAGGAGGAGAGTGCCCAACGCGTCGAGGAAACCGACGACGGGGTTCGCTACAGCCTCGATCGGCTCGGGATCCCGCTGGTCGAGATCGGCACGAGCCCGGACATCTCGACGCCGGAACAGGCGCTCGAGGCCGCCGAGCGGATCGGGATGCTGCTTCGCTCGACGGGCAAGGTCAAGCGCGGGCTGGGGACGATCCGCCAGGACGTCAACGTCTCCATCGCGGAGGGCGCCCGCGTCGAGATCAAGGGCGTCCAGAGCTTGGACGACATCGACGACATCGTGCGCAACGAGGTGGCCCGACAGGCCGAACTCGTCGAGATCGCCGACGAACTCGCGGATCGCGAGGCGTCGGTCGGCGAGGTGCAGGACGTGACCGAGGTCTTCGAGGACACCGATAGCGGCGTCATCTCGGGAGCGCTGAACGCGGGCGGTGCCGTCACGGCGGTGACGCTCTACGGCTTCGACGGGCTCGTCGGCCGCGAGATCGCCCCCGATCGCCGGCTCGGGACCGAACTCTCCGATCACGCAAAGCGCCACGGCGCGGGTGGGATCTTCCACACCGACGAACTACCGGCCTACGGCGTCACCGAGGATGAGGTCGCCGACCTGCGTGATGCCGTCGGTGCCGGCCCCCAGGACGCCGTCGCCATCGTCGCCGCCGACACCGGGGTGGCGGAATCGGCGATCGAGGCGGCCGCCGAGCGCGCCGGGACCGCCCTCGAGGGCGTCCCCGAGGAAACCCGCGGCGCGAACGACGACGGGACGACCCGCTATCTCCGTCCGCTTCCGGGCGCGGCGCGGATGTACCCCGAGACGGACGTGCCGCCGGTCGAACCCGACCCGAGCGAGGTGCCCGAGCCCGAACTGTTGACCGAGAAGGTTGAACGGTACCAGGACGAGTACGACCTCGGCGAGGGGCTGGCCGAACAGGTCGCCTACGGCGAGTACATGCCGCTGTTCGAGGACGTCGTCGCCGAGGGGATCGATCCCACGCTGGCCGCGACGACGCTCGAGTCGACGCTGACCGAAGTCCGCCGTGACGGCGCGCCAGTCGAGAACCTGACCCGCGACCACCTCGAGGGCGTTCTCCGACTGGTCGAGGACGGCGACCTGCCGAACGAGGGCGTGCCGGACCTGCTCGCGGCGCTGGCCGAGAAGCCGGACCGGACGGCCGCAACGGCGGCCGAGGAAGCCGGACTCGGCGGGGCCGAGGAAGACGAGGTCCGCGAGGCCGTCGTCGAGGTCGTCGAACGCAACGCGGGACAAGTCGAGGAGGAAGGTATGCAGGCCTTCTCCGGGCTCATGGGCGAGTGCATGGGCGCGCTCCGCGGGAAGGCCGACGGCGACCTCGTGAGCGAACTCCTGCGCGAGGAGATTCAGAAACGGGCGTAA